The Mailhella massiliensis DNA segment CAGAAGGTCGGTGGCCCAGTACCAGCTGTCCAGGCACTTGAACACGGTATACACGATGAGCATGGTGCCGCCCACCTTGCCCATGAGCTGCTTCACTTCCCAGCTCACCAGCTTGCGGCCGGACATCTTTTCCATGAGCGTGCACACGAGCACGGTGAACATGGGGCCGGAGGCCACGGCGGAAAGCACGAAGAGGAAGAACGTCCAGGGCCAGATGAAGAAGCCCTCGCGGAACAGGTAGGGGCGGCCGAAGAGCACGCCGTACATGCCGCCCAGGGAGCCCTGGTGGAAGGTGGAAAGGAACGCGCCTATGCCCGCGAAGATGGGCATGTACACATGGAAGTTGTGGGCCAGCGCATGGATGAAGGGCTTCTTCATGAGCTGACGGTTTTCCAGCACCAGCGGCACGAACTCAAGAATGAGCACGATGCAGTAGCAGGTGATGCAGAAGATAACTTCCGTGAGCATGGAGTGCACGTTGGGGTACCAGTAGCCGAACCAGCAGCGGATGGGCTGACCGATATCCAGCACCAGAATCATCATGGCGCCGGTGTAGCACAGAAAGCCTATCACCGCGGCGAGGTTCACGATGTTCTTGAGCTCGTCGATGTTGAGGATGTAGCGGAGCGCGCCCGTGAAGAACGCGCCGGCGCCCAGGGCGATGACGGCAAGGTCGAAGGTGATCCAGAGGCCGAAGCCGAAGTAGTCGTCCATGCCGGTTTCCCCCAGGCCGAAGCCCAGGATGCGCACGGCGGCGTAAAGCCCCCAGAGGAAGACCACGCCGAGGATGGCCATCCATCCCGTGAATTTGGTCAGAGAGCAGCGCTCGCACCCTTCCGGGAAGAGCTCCGCGTCAACAGGTTTGCTGTAATCCATAACCTACCCCTGCTTGCTGGCTTCGCCGGTCTTTTCGTGTTCGAGATAGTTGTCGCCTTCGCGGCGCACCCATTCGCGCCTGCTGATGTAGTACACCTGCGGGTCGGTGCCCAGGCGTTCCAGCAGACGGAAGGCGTAGGGGCTCTTGATGAGCTCATGCACCTTGTGGGCCGGGTTGTTCAGGTCGCCGAAGGTGATGGCCCCGTTGGGGCAGGCTTCCGTGCAGGCGGTGATGTACGCGCCGTCGGGCAGATCCATGGGGTCGCGTCCGGCGGCCACGGCCGCTTCCTGCGCCTTCATGAAACGGTGATGGCAGAAGGAGCACTTTTCCACCACGCCGCGCATACGCACGGACACGTCGGGCGTGAGGGCCTGGGCCAGATCGCCGGGCCACTTCGGGTCGTACCAGTTGAAGTAACGGGCATGGTAAGGACACGAGGCCATGCAGTACCGGCAGCCGATGCAGCGGGGCGGAATCTGGCTGACGATGCCGCCTTCCTCGCGCTTGTCCGTGGCCACCACGGGGCACACCGACACGCAGGAGGGCTTGCCGCACTGCATGCAGGGCCGGGGCAGATAGGCCACTTCATGATCGGGGAAGGGCTTGCGGTTGGAGAGACGGAACACCGTGAGCCAGTTGAGCGAACGCAGCTTGTTGCTGCCGTCCACCGCAGGGGCGACGTTGTTTTCCGCCTGGCAGGCCACCATGCACGCGCCGCAGCCCGTGCATTTGTCGATGTCGATGACCATGCCCCACTTTATCTTGAATTCCTTGACTTCAGAAGACATCAGAACCCCCCTATGCTCTTGCGGCCTTTACGCCCGCAAGGCCCCAGACCGGCAGACCGGTGCCGGGTTCTCTGCAAACGCTGGTCAGCGCCAGAACATTCGCGCCCTTGCCCTTGCTGAACTCGTCGAACGCCGTATGGCCGAGTCCGGCCGCAAGCGAGACGGTGTCGGGCAGGATGCCTTCAAAAATGGCGGCAACCACGGTGATTTCCACATTGTTTCCGGCAACCAGCCTGACAAGGTCGCCGGCTTTTACCTTCAGCTTCGCAGCCGTTGCGCCGTTCATCTGCGCCACGCTGTATTTGCCCTTGAGCTGGTAGTCGGTGACCACCTTGGTGGCAAAGGGCGGAATGGCCGTCTGCGGCGTGCCCATGGCGAGCACCACCACCGGGGCGACCTGAAGATCGCCTTCCGCGCCGGGGGCCGAGGCCGCCTTGCGGATGGCTTCCCAGTTGTAGAACAGCGGGGAGGCGGGCAGCTCGAAGCCGGCCACATGCACCTTGCCTTCCTCCAGCATGGAACGGAAGGGGGCGCCCAGAGCATAGGCATGTTTGTAAAGAAGTTCGGGCATGTCCTTCACGCCGAGTTCCAGGCCCAGTTCCTGCGCAAGGGCGATGAAGAATTCACCCGCGCCGCGCGCGTTCTCGAAGGGCTTGGCCACGGGGCGCGCCAGCGCATAGGTCACGCGGCCGGAACCGTAGGGCGTCTGCACGTCGTCGAAGGCTTCCATGCCCAGGGCGGCGGGCAGCACCAGGTCGCACTGCGCGCAGGTTTCGCTCATGAAGCTCGCCACGGCCACGGTGAAGCCGGCCTTGGACAGCGTTTCCTTCACGCCTGCGTCGGAGGGCAGGGCGTAGACGGGGTTCGCCGCATACACGAGCAGCACGGCGGGAGCCTTGGTCTTGCCGGAGGCCACGGCCTGCGTGTAGTCCACGAAGCTCTTCTTGAGGGTGGCGCGGTATTCGGTGGCGTTGTCCACCACGGAAACGGGGAAGGGCATGTCCACCATGCCGCCCTGTCTGTTCACGCTGCCGAGCAGCATGTTCAGGGCAACGGCCGCCATGACGGGGCCTGCGGCGCCGCCGGAACCGAGAGCGGAACCCGCGATGACCAGCGGGCGTTTGGCGGCGGCGAGCATCCTGGCCGCTTCCTCAAGGCGAGCCACGGGCACGCCGGTGATGGAGGCAACCTTTTCGGGCGTGTAGGCTTCGGCAAAGGCCGCGAAGTTGGAAAGCCCGGCGGCAAAGCCCTTTTTGCCCGCCTTGATGAGCAGGTGGGCAAGGCCCAGCATGAGCGCCATGTCGGTGCCGCTCTTCATGGGCAGCCACAGATCCGCGCCCGCAGCGGTGTTGTTCTGCACCGCGCCCGCATACAGGAATTTCTGCGTGGCTTCTCCGGCCACGGGGTGCGTGCGGTTGAACAGGCTGCGGTTGGCGGCCACCACGCCCCAGCTTTCCAGCACGGGAGCGCCCACGGCAAGGATGCAGTCGCTGCCTTCCATGTCGTAGCCGAGGCGTCCCTGACCGCCCATGGCCTCCCAGGCCAGAGCGGCGGGCTGTTCATCGCCGGGCATGAAGTAGAAGTCGGAAGAACCCTTCTGATTCAGAATCGAGGAGAGCACTTCGTTGATGCTGGAGGTCGGGTCGCCGGAAACGGCGGCCACGGAGGAACCCGCGCCCTGCATCTTTTCCTTGATGAGGCGTTCGGCCTCGGCCCAGGTGACGGCGATGTACGCGCCGTCGGCGGAGCGGCGCAGCGGGGTTCTGAGGCGCGCGGGGCTGACGCGAAGCTCGGCTTCGGCGGCGGCCAGCGCCGTGATGGCCCCGTGGGTCACGGGGTTGTTCTTATCGCCGATGGTACGCACGGGCGTGCCCGCCACGGTGCGGACCAGAAAGCCCGTGCCGGAAGGGCAGAGCTTGCTCGCCGTGGGCAGGTACTCGCTCGCGCCCTTCTTCAGGCGCGGAAGCCAGCCCCAGTTCTGCGTCCAGTACACGGCGTCGTAAAGAGTGTTCCAGATGATGGGAGACGCCACGAGGCCCACGGTCCCGCCGGCGGCAAATTTAAGAAATCCTCGTCTGTCCATGATTTCCTCGCTTTTGCCTTACTTGTGGCAGGTGAAGCAGGCGTTGCTGGCGTTGGTGTTGCCCATGGCCATATGTTCGGCATGGCAGCGTTCGCACCCCCACATCAGCATGGTGTTTTCGGAATAGCCCGAAAGCCTGTTTTCCCGGTAAACGGGGGGAACGTCCGTTTCGGCCACGTTCAGGTGGCAGCGCGAGCAGAACCCGGCGATTTCCTTCGGCCCCTTCAGTTCGGCCAGAGGACCGAAGTGCAGAGCGTGGCTGAAGAACACGTTGTCGGGCTGCTTCTGGTAGATCAGCCATTCGGACTTGATCTCCCGGCCGGTCTGGACGTACTCGCGGACGAAACGCGCTTCCTCGGGGTCGGACCCCAGAATCGTCGAATGACATTCGGCGCACTGGGCGGTGGTGGGCGTTCCGCTGAATGTGCCGTCGGCGCGTACAAAATGGCACTGCTCACAGGTCATGCCCTGATTCTGTACATGTTCGACGTGGCTGAAGGCGATGGGCTGCCTTTTGGTTTCCTTCATAAGGTTGGGCAGAACCCACCATCCCAGAATAAGGGCCACGACCAGCCCCACGACAAACGCGCCCCAGCCGCAGCAGCATTTCTTCGCCGCATTCGCCGGTGTGGTTGTGTTGTTCCTCTCCTCCATCCCGATGCCTCGTGCTGGTTGAGGTGATAAAAAAGACAGTGCGCATCCTCCGGCCGGGCCGGAAGGGAGGCATGTCGGAACCACCTGAAATTCCATGCCATTATTGCGGCGGTTCCAGTGAACTTTGTTATATTAGTTTAAAAAGAGGCGTCTTGCAACGGTGAAAACGCCTTTCGTTTCACTCCCTGTACATGCCCCGGGGGCCCCCGTTATGGGGCGGGAGAAACTTTTCCCTGCATAACCGTGGAGAATATATGAAGCTTTCCTGAACGCGAAGAAAAAAAACGCGCCGGAAGGCCGGTTTTGCGCCGGGAAAAAAAAGCTATGTTATTTTTTTCATTTGTCAAAAGGGCCGAAGCTGCCCTCCGGGAGGGGCCGGAGCGCGGCTCTTGCCTAAGTGCCGTTCCGCACTTATACTTTTCTTTCGCCTGTTCTGTTTTTTCTTTTGCACGTTCCCGAAGCGTCGCCCGGAGGCTGCGGGACAAACGTAAAGGCGGGTAACACTATGCAGAATGCACTGGATTGCCGTATCTGCGGCAGGAAATTCAGCAAACGGGGCGGCATCCGTCACCTGTGCGCGGAGAGCATCGCCGATTTTGCCCGGTTTGATATTGACGCGCATGATATGTGCATGTCCTGCGCCATGGACAAGGTAAAGGAACTTTCCCTTGCGCGCGAAGAACGCCTGGGCGACCTCAAGGCGGAACTCGGTCAGTATCAGGAACAGATCCTCAAGGAGATAGAGGTATTCACCACCCCGCACCCCGAAACCTGGACGAGCGGCGTGAAGGGCGTGGTTTCCGGCTACGCGGTCATCGGCGTGGGGGCGTTCACGGGTATTTCCAACGTGCTTTCCGACTTCTTCGGCGGCGAATCCGAGGAATATCTCAAGAAAATACGCATGGCCGAACAGCGCGCCATCAACGTGGCCAAGATGCAGGCTCTGGAAATGGGCGCCAACGTCATTTCCGGCATCCGTCTGGAGGTGAAGAGCGGGTCCGCGGGTATGCTGCTTGTTTCCTGCGTGGGCACGGCTCTGGAACACGGCGTGGTGAACATGCCGGAATTTGCCAGAATGCGCGAACTTGCGGCCGAGTACAACAAGCTCAAGGGGCAGCGTATGCCCATTGTGGCCGGTACTTCCGAAAGCTACGCCGAACTTTCTCCCGAGAAGGACGGCACGTTCCATATGCCCGCCTACCTGTAGCGCGGCGCACCTTGACAGCTCCGTTTCTTTGGCCGTATGCTGTCTGCCGCTGTCGTGCGCCTCTTGCCTGAGAGGCACGGCGCAGGAACCTGATTCCGGGGCCGCAAGGCCCGGGTCGTGCAGGTTCCGCGCCCGCACAGCGTGTCCTGCGCAGACGGGACGACATGCTCCGGGATGGCAACGGAGAGGTCGTTCAACGCGCGGGGGCCCCCGGCCAGCCATCAGGCGGCCGGGCCGCGAGGGCCGCGCAGGCGGAATTCATTTCCGCCGCAGGCAAGGCCCGAGTCGTGCAGGTTCCGCGCCCGTACAGCGTGTCCTGCGCAGACGGGACGGAGCACCACGAAACACATTTTTAGGAAGGATGGCAGAGCGGCTGATTGCGGCGGGCTTGAAAACCGTTGAGGCCCTCCGGGGGGCAAATCCCTCTCCCTCCGCCAGAAAAAAATCCATAAAAGTTCCCCGTAGTCTGTAAACGTCTGCGGGGACTTTCTTTTTTCTTTTTTGTTCGTCTGTCATGAACTGGCGTGAATCGCGGTAGTACATGGACGACGCCATTTTTTGTTGGTACTTTTGTTGGTATCTGTTCCCGTCTGCCGGGGATGAAAAGTCGAGATACCAACAGGAAGTTTCCATGCCGTTGACAGATTCCAAGGTAAAAGCGCTGTACGGTCGCGCCCGGAAAGGGGAGAAGGTTGGCAAGGAAGCCGACGGCGGCGGGCTGAACCTGCAAGGCGGGAAATACTGGCGGTTCTCCTGTCGCTTTGCCGGAAAGCAGAAAACCCTTGCCCTCGGCGTGTACCCGGATGTTTCCCTGAAGCTTGCCCGGCAGGCCGGAGACCAGGACCGGGAGCTTTTCGCCCAGGGCACAGACCCCGGCGAACAGAGAAAGGCGCACAGAGCGGAGGCTGTTTCCTTTGCCGCGTCGGGACTGGGCGACTTTGAGCCCGGGGAGAAATGAGGGCTCCTCTTTTCTGCTTCATGCCGGGGCCTTCTCACAGGATAGGGACGGCATGGTTCTGCGTTGCGGATGGCCCGGGTCGTGCGGGTTCAGTACCCGGCGCCTGTCCTTCGGGGTTCCGGCGTGTGCAGGGGGGCGTTCAGCCCAGCATGGGAATGAGGCAGGCAAGGAGCAGAAGGGCCATGACGGCGTTCATGAGGGTTGCATGGTCGCGGAAGAAGCGCTGCAGCACGGCTCCGGCAAGCGCCCAGGCGACGACGCCCGCGGCCCCGATGAAGGTGAGCACGCCCATGCCGACCAGCAGAGATACCAAGGAGTGATTCCAGGGGAAGATGAAGCCCGAATAGGCGGTCATGCCGTAAATCATGATTTTAACATTGACGAACTGCAGGATGAAGCCGGTCATGAAGTCTGCCCCGGGTCTGGCGTTTTCTGTTCCGTCGTCCTTGGAGACGGCGATATGCCATGCCAGCCACAGAATATAGAGGCACCCGGCGTACTTCATGGCCGTCATGAAGGTTGCCGAGAGGGAAGAGAGCGAGAAAACCAGCAGGCCGCACAGGAACATCACGCTCAAGAATCCGGCACAGATGCCGAAAACGACCGGCAGGGCCCCCCGGAAGCCGCGCCGCACGCCCGTGCTCAGGGCAAGAATGTTGTTGGGGCCGGGGGTGAAGGCGGTGATGAAGGTAAAGGCCAGGAATGCGGGCAGCAGGGACATGACACTTCTCCTTGAAGACGGGGAGCACGAAGACAGGCGTAAAGCGTGGAAAGACCCGTGCCGACGGACGTTTTTTCGTGCTGCCGGAAATTCCCTTCGCTGCTTTTCCACAGGCGGGGCCGCCGGAACACGGACGGGTCTTGCCGCAGTTCCGACCATAGGGTAAAAACTGATATCGGAAAAGCGAATAATATAGATAATGAAGTTTTATGTTATCGATGAAAAGGCTGACGCAGACGGCAACAGGGGAGCGCGTTTGTGCGGAAGCGCCTCCGGTACAGAGGCGTGCGTGATTCGACAGGTTCCCGGAAAAGGGCCGTGTCGGCGGCTTCTGTTTTTTGCGGGACGCGGTGGAAGGCCTGCCGGGGCCGCATTCAGGGAGCGCAACAGGCGCCGGAGAACAGATTCCCGGAAGTCCCGGGGAGAACCGTGTCCGCCGACAGGGGACGGTGCGGAAAGGTTCCGGGCAGGCCGTGAGGGCGGCGCATCCGTGCGGCATTGAGGATCTTCCTGCCGCATCCGGGGGCGGAACATGAAGGCGGCCTTGCCGGGCATTCGGGAAATGCGGGTTCTGTGGGGATGTTCCCTGCGGGAAGAACGTTCTGCGGGGCACGGGGATTTCCGCCTTTCCCCGGCGGAACAGGCATCGGTCCTGTCGGAGCATGACGGAGCATGTTGCGTCCGGGCGGACTGGATGGTGCCGGATACCGGGCGTCCCGGATGTTGGGGAATAAGGAGACGGCGCATGGATATACGGAGTCTCAGCGTGGTGCAGGCCATTCTTGCCGAGGGAAGCTATCAGAAGGCCGCGCAGCGCCTTCACTGTTCGCAGTCCACCGTGACCTTTCAGGTGCGGCGGCTGGAAAACGAGCTTTCCCTGCGGCTTTTCGAGCGTGTGGGCAGGCGCATGGTGCTCAGCCGTGCAGGGAAGGATATTCTGCCGCATCTGGAGGCCGTGCTTTCGGGGATGCGGAACATATTGCAGTACGGCGGCGAAGGCGTGGAACCTGCGGGGCAGGCGCGCATAGGCGTGGCGGAATCGCTGCTTTCCTGCCTGATACCCCGTATGCTGGGCCGTTTCACGCAGAAGGCGCCCCGTGTGCGGCTGGAACTGCATTGCGCCAACTGCCACGACATACGCAACGGCGTGCTTTCCGGCGAGTACGACATGGGGCTGTACTACGATGTGGGCGGGCATACGAGCAGCCTTTCTCTGGAAAGACTGGGCCGGGCGGAAGGGGCGCTGGTGGCCGCTCCTTCCATGCCGGACAGTCTCAGGGACTTTACCTCGTTCCATCAGGAAAAAGACGTGGCCTTCATCATCAACGAACCGCGCAGCGTGTTCCGGGAACGGATGGAAGCATACCTGCGCGTGCGGGACATACGGCTGTCGAGCACCGTGGAAATCTGGAACATCGAATCCATACGGCGCTGCGTGGCGGAAGGCATGGGCGTTTCGTTTCTGCCGCGTTTTACCGTGGAGCGGGATATTGCGCAGGGCTCGCTTGTGGAAATTGCCGTGCCCATGGCGGAGAAGGGGGCGGATATTCTCTGCGTGCATCACCGAAACCGCGAAGAAGGTCCGGCCCTGCGCTGCTTCCGCGAACTTTTTGCGGAAGCGGCAGCCGGACTGTAAGGCCGTTTTTTTCCGTGCGGGGCGTGAGGGATGCCGCTTCTTCCGAAGCGTCTCCTTCGGCAGAGAAAACGCAGGGCGGGGAACTTTGCCGCCGCGCAGGGCCGGAGATGCTGGACGTGTGGACAGCGTGCCTTCCGCACGACGCCGGAGAGCGTGTGCTGCTGGACGTGAAGAGGCCTGTCGGGCTTTTGGGGGCCGATCGGAGCGGCACCGTAACGCCTCCCGGAGAGCCGTGACATCTGTTGCCGTGCGGGCAGGGGCTAAAAAGAACGTCGCTCTTCTGCCCGGCAGGGGGCGGGGCTCAGGAAAAGTCGTGGGAAGGCCCTCATGGGGCCGGGCAGAGCCGTTCCGGGCACGTTGTCCGGGCAAAAAAAGAAGCCCGAAGATGCGTTCAAGACTCCCACTGAAGGAAGCGCACCCCGGGCCTCAGCGAGAATTGTGCGGCAGAACGGGGGCTTCGTCAAGTTCCGGCATCGTGTCGCGCAAAAGCTCCCTCTTCAGGATGTGACGGAAATCATAAGGCAGAACAAAGAAGCGCAGAACGCGCAGAAATGCGGTTTTCAGAAAGCGTCCACCTTCCGGCGCGTGGCCTCCATCCCCGTGGCGGTGGCGGATATCGCGGCCGCGCAGGGGCTTGATATTCTGAACGCCCCGGAGGCCATGCGGAAATTCCTGAATGACCCGGACAACCGCGCCTTCCGCGCGAGGCCGGAGAGTGTGTAAGGATGGATGTGAAGAAGCCTGGCGGGATTCTGGGACTTATGACCGGAGCGGCAGCCGTAACGCCGGACGAGGCGGAAGCGGCGGTCTATTCCAAAGATGGTCGGCTCCTGCTGAATCTTCTCGATAAGGCGTCAAAGGGGGCCCTGCCGATGACGGAGCCGGTGTTCGAGTTTCAGGAACGATTGCCGAAAGACATGTTCAAGGCAGCAAGGGAAGATAATGGAGCGTTCCATACTCGCAAGTTAGCTGCTGATAGAAATGATATCCAGCATTACTGGAATGTCCGACATGGGCATATGTCCAATGAAGAAATAGAAGATCTGGTAGAGTCTCTGACTACAGGACAGAACAGATTTTATGTGCGTGCCAATAAACCCTATGCTGAAAGTGTTGGCGTTTTAGGGAGTAGCACAGGGGGAAGAGGTGCTTTACGACCTTCTGAAGAGTTTACCTATCTGCATCAGGTGAACCCATTAAGTAACAAACGGCTCCTCAACATGAAGAGCCGTGCCTGGGAAACGCCGGATGGTTCCGCCTTCCATCCTGATACCTCACACTCCCCTGAGGGAGGGGCCACGCAGCGAGCGTTCTCTGCTGACGGCGTTTCTGATGACTCCAATATACCCGCAATGGACGCGCTCCGCAAGGGCCTGCCGCCGCTTTTTGCGGGCGGGGCCGGGGCTGCGGCGCTTGCCCCGGGCGAGGCGCAGGCGGCGCAGAAGGGTGAATCCGGTGACGGTGCACCGTGGCGGAACGTCATGGATGAGATAACGCGCGGCCTCGGTCTCGGCACGCGCAACGTGCTTGAGGGCCTGGGCCGCGGGGCGACGCCGGGCCTTTCCGATCCGGGAAAGACGATATCGGACTTTTTCGGCCTTCCTGTTCCTGAAACGGATCTGGAAAAGAGAATGGCGTTTCTGGAAGGCGGGGCTGCGGAAGCCGTTCCGATGCTCTTTGGCGGCGGTGCCTTCCGGCTGACGGCCTTTCTCATGATTGTTTTCGTGATTTTCGTCTTTCCGATATGGACGTGTTTTCCAAGGGGATGCGCTGTGCAGGCGGGACGTGTTTTTCCCGGGGAAAGCGCAGGCGGCCCGGCGGGCGTTTTTTCTGCGGAGCATGTGCGCCGGGCGTTCTGCCCGGCGTTTTTGTTTTCGCCGGAGTTTTTTGAGGGCTGTTCCCGTCGTCGGCGGGCCCGAAAAGGGAAGACGCTCCGGGCGGAGGGGCGTTCCCTCGCCATGTACCTTTGTAAACGGAGCCTTGAGGAAGGTTCCCTTGCCGGAGGGGGGCGGCGAAAACGCGGGCCGCGACTGCCTCGGCCGCAGGGACAGGGAAGAGAGCATGTGTTTTTATCCCGGCCGGCTCCTGCGGCAGGTGCCGCGCGGGCTGAGGGCTTCGTCGTGCAGCGTGGTCTGCGGCCGGAAGGGATGCGGCAAAGACGCCCGGAGACGCCCTTCCTGTGCCGCGGGCCCTTGCCCTGCTAGACTCGGGGAAAAAAGAGGTGAAGTGATGCTTGAACTTTCGCAGGGGGTGCGCGGCGCGTGCCTGGGCGGTGCGGGCGGCGTGTGGGATTATGTGACGGAGGAGGGCGTTCTTTCCCGCCTTCAGGATGTGACGGAAATCATAAGGCAGAACAAAGAAGCGCAGAACGCGCAGAAATGCGGCTTTCAGAAAGCGCCCACCTTCCGGCGCGTGGCCTCCATCCCCGTGGCGGTGGTGGATATCGCGGCCGCGCAGGGGCTTGATATTCTGAACGACCCGGAGGCCATGCGGAAATTTCTGAACGACCCGGACAACCGTGCCTTCCGCACGACGCTGGAGAGTGTGTGATGGCGAAGATACCCCAGAAGTTCATGGGACTGCTCGGAAAGTTTGCCGACAGCCTCGACTACAATGATTTACCCAAAGGATGGGCGGATAATCCTGAGATAGTTGAAGCGGCCGGGGAGCTGTACCGCGATATGGGCACGGAAAGCCCGTTTTTCAAGGCCTGGTTTGGAAACTGGCCTGCTGCAAAAGCCTATCATGAAGCCGTATCCGGGAGACCGGTAGTGACGTTGACCGGAAAAGAATTTCAGAAGGATGGAGTGCCGCTGACGGAAAAAGTTCCGGCATGGTATGACGAGATGTTCCGAGGGGCGGTGCGAAGCCCGGAGCTTGGAGACGTGATCCTTGACCTTGAAGGCGTCAAAGATTCGATGGGGCACGGTATAGGTAGGGAAAAGTCGGCCGCGTTCGCTGCGGTGCCGGATATCATCAGAAAAGGAACGGTGTTTGACCGGCAAAGCAACTGGAAAGGGAGAGGGTACGACACGTCGGTGATATCCGCGCCCGTGCGTATCGGCGATACGGATTATGCCGGGGAAGTTGTTGTAAAAACAGGTAAAGACAGGCAGGGACTTTATCTGCATGAGGTGGAAAATAAAAAGAGGCTCGAAGATGCGTTCAAGACTGCCAACGGCAGCGCACCCCAAGCCTCACGATTGATTTTGGGGCAAAAGCTTGACGATGTCAAGCGCTCTTCCAAAGTCGTTGATGGTGAAGGCCGACCTCTTGTCGTTCACCACAATACAGACGCCGTTTTTGATACTTTTTCCACAGACAAGATAAACAGTCTGGGCGCTTATGGTGAGGGCTTTTATTTTGCCGAAAAGCCTGCGCCGTATGGCCCTCATCAGATGGATGTCTATCTGAAAGGAACGTATGGGTTGCCGGAAAAACGCGCGGCACGGCGTGCTGGCCTGCCGGTTCAGGATCTGGACTACGTCCATGTGCCTGATAAAGGTTATTGGATGGTAAAAGAGCCGAACCAGATCAAGTCCGTCCAGAATCGCGGCACATTCAATCCTGACGATCCGAATATTTATAAGGCGTTCCCATGGGCTATGGGAGGAGCAGGAACCGCCGCCCTTGCCCCGGGCGAGGCGCAGGCGGCGCAGAAGGGTGAATCCGGTGACGGTGCACCGTGGCGGAACGTCATGGATGAGATAACGCGCGGCCTCGGCCTCGGCACGCGCAATGTGCTGGAAGGCCTGGGCGGCGGGGCGACGCCGGGCCTTTCCGATCCGGGGAAGACGATATCGGACTTTTTCGGCCTTCCTGTTCCTGAAACGGATCTGGAAAAGAGAATGGCGTTTCTGGAAGGCGGGGCTGCGGAAGCCGTTTCGATGCTCTTTGGCGGCGGGGCCTTCCGGCTGACGGCCTTTCTCATGGTTGTTTTTCGTGACTTTCGTCTTTCCGATATGGACGTGTTTTCCAAGGGGATGCGCTGTGCAGGCGGGACGTGTTTTTCCCGGGGAAAGCGCAGGCGGCCCGGCGGATGCGGCGGGAGAGGCGAAGAAAGCAAACGTCCCTGCGGGCGTTTTTTCTGCGGAGCATGTGCGCCGGGCGTTCTGCCCGGCGTTTTTGTTTTCGCCGGAGTTTTTCGAGGGCTGTTCCCGTCGTCGGCGGGCCCGAAAAAGGAAGACGCTCCGGGCGGAGGGGCGTTCCCTCGCCATATACCTTTGTAAACGGAGCCTTGAGGAAGGTTCCCTTGCCGGAGGGGGGGGCGAAAACGCGGGCCGCGACTGCCTCGGCCGCAGGGACAGGGAAGAGAGCATGTGTTTTTATCCCGGCCGGCTCCTGCGGCAGTTGCCGCGCGGGCTGGGGGCTTCGTCGTGCAGCGTGGTCTGCGGCCGGAAGGGATGCGGCAAAGACGCCCGGAGACGCCCTTCCTGTGCCGCGGGCCCTTGCCCTGCTAGACTCGGGGAAAAAAGAGGTGAAGTGATGCTTGAACTTTCGCAGGGGGTGCGCGGCGCGTGCCTGGGCGGTGCGGGCGGCGTGTGGGATTATGTGACGGAGGAGGGCGTTCTTTCCCGCCTTCAGGACGTGACGGACATCATAAGGCAGAACAAAGAAGCGCAGAACGCGCAGAAATGCGGCTTTCAGAAAGCGCCCACCTTCCGGCGCGTGGCCTCCATCCCCGTGGCGGTGGCGGATATCGCGGCCGCGCAGGGGCTGGACATTCTGAACGACCCGGAGGCCATGCGGAAATTTCTGAACGACCCGGACAACCGCGCCTTCCGCACGACGC contains these protein-coding regions:
- a CDS encoding LysE family transporter, whose translation is MSLLPAFLAFTFITAFTPGPNNILALSTGVRRGFRGALPVVFGICAGFLSVMFLCGLLVFSLSSLSATFMTAMKYAGCLYILWLAWHIAVSKDDGTENARPGADFMTGFILQFVNVKIMIYGMTAYSGFIFPWNHSLVSLLVGMGVLTFIGAAGVVAWALAGAVLQRFFRDHATLMNAVMALLLLACLIPMLG
- a CDS encoding LysR family transcriptional regulator is translated as MDIRSLSVVQAILAEGSYQKAAQRLHCSQSTVTFQVRRLENELSLRLFERVGRRMVLSRAGKDILPHLEAVLSGMRNILQYGGEGVEPAGQARIGVAESLLSCLIPRMLGRFTQKAPRVRLELHCANCHDIRNGVLSGEYDMGLYYDVGGHTSSLSLERLGRAEGALVAAPSMPDSLRDFTSFHQEKDVAFIINEPRSVFRERMEAYLRVRDIRLSSTVEIWNIESIRRCVAEGMGVSFLPRFTVERDIAQGSLVEIAVPMAEKGADILCVHHRNREEGPALRCFRELFAEAAAGL